One region of Zingiber officinale cultivar Zhangliang chromosome 7B, Zo_v1.1, whole genome shotgun sequence genomic DNA includes:
- the LOC122005333 gene encoding rab GTPase-activating protein 22-like: protein MSVDGEDTRWMCGTSGMVSLHRVSSIVREIGEPCLYHSPAKRNKMLKPEKWQAIFDNDGKVIGFRKALKLIILGGVDPSIRADVWEFLLGCYTLNSTAENRKQLRTARRERYEDLVKQCQIMHSSIGTGNLAYVVGSKVMDVRTLSKENSDKKLETTSEKNSGTSTELVSARMSTDSAAYNYCSRTSECEINELQYDSESFYDFPPLPVTNLFLKDYADENEGSMHEANGDRTSISERTTRLKDQHVYSFQINNNVDLIMESDVPSTSNRQSDIFHSNIPKYEGVKEMAYEKDVVNSLQILDIPEAPMTDKTPPNGLVTNEDRVSEWLWTLHRIVVDVVRTDNHLEFYGDTKNIARMSDILAVYAWVDPATGYCQGMSDLLSPFIVLYEDNADAFWCFEMLLRRMRENFQMEGPTGVMNQLQTLWKVLELVDAEMFGHLSLIGAESLHFAFRMLLVLFRRELSFDEALRMWEMMWAADFDEALCEKLEKACLEPLVLKLRNNAGGDVRSNISGNSKRKHKKKHSRSKNDESLSRNINGAKPISLGPFCGLPTANCWAETDQLQPCSLSVLTRNSDDELQVFCVAAILIINRQKIMRETHSIDDVIKIFNDNMLKIHVKRCIRLAIKLRKKYYYKLIKQTSSGCSE, encoded by the exons ATGTCTGTTGACGGAGAGGATACAAGATGGATGTGCGGCACGTCTGGTATGGTGAGCCTCCACCGGGTCAGTTCTATCGTGAGAGAGATTGGAGAACCGTGCCTGTATCACTCGCCCGCTAAG AGAAACAAAATGCTCAAGCCAGAAAAGTGGCAAGCAATTTTTGACAACGATGGGAAGGTTATTGGTTTCCGCAAAGCACTTAAATTGATTATCCTAGGG GGTGTAGATCCATCTATAAGGGCAGATGTCTGGGAATTTCTCCTTGGTTGTTATACTTTGAACAGCACTGCCGAAAATAGGAAGCAACTAAGGACAGCGCGGAG GGAGCGGTATGAGGATTTAGTTAAGCAATGTCAAATTATGCACTCTAGCATTGGAACAGGCAACCTTGCTTATGTTGTTGGATCTAAAGTCATGGATGTAAGGACTCTATCAAAAGAAAATAGTgataagaaactagaaactacAAGCGAGAAGAACTCTGGTACATCAACAGAGTTGGTCAGTGCCAGAATGAGTACTGACAGTGCTGCCTATAATTATTGCTCAAGAACCTCAGAGTGTGAAATTAATGAACTCCAGTATGACAGTGAGAGCTTTTATGACTTTCCTCCTCTTCCAGTAACTAATTTATTCCTTAAAGATTATGCTGATGAGAATGAAGGTTCAATGCATGAGGCAAATGGGGATAGAACTTCTATTTCTGAAAGAACAACAAGGTTGAAAGATCAACACGTGTATAGTTTCCAGATAAACAACAATGTGGATCTAATTATGGAATCAGATGTACCATCTACGAGCAACAGACAAAGTGATATCTTTCACTCAAATATTCCAAAATATGAAGGAGTAAAAGAAATGGCATATGAAAAGGATGTTGTTAATAGCTTGCAGATATTAGACATTCCAGAAGCACCTATGACAGACAAGACACCTCCAAATGGTTTGGTCACTAATGAAGATAGAGTTTCTGAGTGGCTATGGACGCTTCATCGAATtg TTGTTGATGTTGTGAGAACTGATAATCATCTGGAATTCTATGGAGACACAAAGAATATTGCTAGAATGTCAGATATTCTTGCTGTTTATGCATGGGTTGACCCAGCCACTGGATATTGCCAAG GAATGAGTGATTTGCTTTCTCCTTTTATTGTGCTTTATGAGGACAATGCAGATGCTTTTTGGTGCTTTGAGATGCTTCTTCGACGAATG CGGGAAAATTTTCAGATGGAGGGGCCTACTGGGGTCATGAACCAGTTGCAGACATTATGGAAGGTTTTGGAACTAGTAGATGCTGAAATGTTTGGACATCTTTCACTTATAGGTGCTGAGagtcttcactttgctttccgAATGTTGCTGGTTCTTTTCCGTCGGGAATTATCCTTTGACGAAGCACTTCGAATGTGGGAG ATGATGTGGGCTGCTGATTTTGATGAAGCTCTTTGTGAGAAATTAGAGAAAGCTTGCCTGGAACCATTAGTTTTGAAACTTAGAAATAATGCTGGTGGAGATGTGAGATCAAATATCTCTGGAAATAGTAAAAGAAAACATAAGAAGAAACATTCAAGATCTAAAAATGATGAATCTCTTTCACGGAACATCAATGGGGCAAAACCTATTTCACTTGGTCCATTTTGTGGTCTTCCTACTGCTAATTGCTGGGCTGAAACTGATCAGCTGCAACCTTGCAGTTTGTCTGTACTTACAAGAAATAGTGATGATGAATTACAGGTCTTTTGTGTTGCAGCAATTCTTATCATCAATCGGCAAAAGATTATGAGAGAAACCCACTCAATCGATGATGTGATCAAG ATATTCAATGATAACATGCTGAAAATCCATGTAAAACGATGTATACGCTTGGCTATCAAACTAAGGAAGAAGTACTATTACAAG TTGATAAAGCAAACAAGCTCAGGGTGTTCGGAGTAG